The following proteins come from a genomic window of Verrucomicrobiia bacterium:
- a CDS encoding MBOAT family protein, translating to MLFNSSVFAVFFLLVYTLYLLLRKNLKAQNFLLAVSSAVFYGWWDWRFLALMYFTVTVDYVMARAIAGSPEEGKRKLFLAASVGLNLLVLGVFKYFNFFLGSLSKAAHAFGASLNFPFFQIVLPVGISFYTFQSISYVVDVYRKDIEASKSFLDFAAFVTFFPQLVAGPIERASHLLPQMQRPRALRLESFYEGSYLIFIGLFKKVYVADNLAHLVDRTFSGPPYGSATVILSLYAFAFQIYCDFSGYSDIARGLGKCMGFDIMQNFNLPYFSWNPREFWSRWHISLSTWLRDYLYIPLGGNRKGTFRTCRNLALTMLLGGLWHGARGTFVIWGAYHAFLLIAHRLASGRMPKLPDAVKALVFFHLVCLGWLFFRANSIGQIGQMLAALVSSPPDFFAYGPRLVLAETAAFTALLFAMEAFQNAKKDPLAVFHMPLVPRALLYTFIFYSLATFGVTGGKEFIYFRF from the coding sequence ATGCTTTTTAATTCCTCCGTATTCGCCGTTTTTTTCCTCCTTGTCTACACGCTCTACCTCCTTCTCCGGAAAAATCTGAAAGCGCAGAATTTTCTGCTGGCCGTCTCCAGCGCCGTATTTTACGGGTGGTGGGACTGGCGGTTCCTTGCGCTCATGTATTTTACGGTTACCGTGGATTACGTCATGGCGCGGGCCATTGCCGGAAGCCCGGAAGAGGGGAAGCGGAAGCTGTTTCTTGCGGCGAGCGTCGGACTCAATCTTCTCGTCCTGGGGGTTTTCAAGTATTTTAATTTCTTCCTGGGAAGCCTGAGCAAGGCTGCGCATGCCTTCGGCGCCTCCTTGAACTTTCCTTTTTTCCAAATCGTGCTGCCCGTCGGCATTTCGTTTTATACCTTTCAGTCGATCAGCTACGTCGTGGACGTTTACCGGAAGGACATCGAAGCCTCGAAGAGCTTCCTGGATTTCGCGGCTTTTGTGACTTTCTTCCCGCAGCTTGTGGCCGGGCCGATCGAGCGGGCTTCGCACCTTTTGCCGCAGATGCAGCGGCCGCGCGCGCTGCGGCTGGAATCTTTTTACGAAGGCAGCTACCTGATTTTCATCGGGCTTTTCAAGAAAGTCTACGTGGCGGACAATCTCGCGCACCTGGTGGACAGGACTTTTTCGGGGCCGCCCTACGGCAGCGCGACGGTGATCTTGAGCCTGTATGCGTTCGCCTTCCAAATCTATTGCGATTTTTCCGGCTATTCCGACATCGCGCGCGGGCTGGGAAAGTGCATGGGCTTCGACATCATGCAAAATTTCAATCTGCCTTACTTTTCATGGAACCCGCGCGAGTTCTGGAGCCGCTGGCACATCAGCCTGTCCACCTGGCTGCGCGACTACCTTTATATTCCGCTGGGCGGGAACCGGAAGGGCACGTTCAGGACCTGCCGCAATCTCGCGCTGACGATGCTTCTCGGCGGGCTTTGGCACGGCGCGCGCGGCACCTTTGTGATCTGGGGCGCGTATCACGCCTTCCTGCTGATCGCGCACCGGCTCGCGTCGGGCCGCATGCCCAAACTTCCGGACGCGGTCAAAGCCCTCGTTTTTTTCCACCTGGTCTGTCTGGGCTGGCTTTTCTTCCGCGCAAATTCGATCGGCCAGATCGGCCAGATGCTGGCAGCTCTGGTTTCCTCTCCGCCGGATTTTTTCGCTTACGGCCCGCGGCTTGTTCTCGCGGAAACGGCAGCCTTTACCGCCTTGCTTTTCGCGATGGAGGCTTTTCAAAACGCGAAGAAAGACCCCCTGGCCGTTT